The following nucleotide sequence is from Pungitius pungitius chromosome 6, fPunPun2.1, whole genome shotgun sequence.
CTGCCCCCCTGAGGTAAATATGAAGaaagaagtgttttttctttatcatCGTCCCCACCTTTATCTCCTCAAAGCGGGACAACTGTAACTCCGGCTTCACTGGCAAGAACATCCAGAACCTTTTCTAGATTAATGCTACAACACGACATAAAGGAGTTCACATTCAACAAACACATTGATGAGGCTGTAAAATGAAACTTTCTTTACGTTAACTTGTAAAAAACTGTCatttgtgtgtgatgtgagCTCAGCTCGATACGGAGCTGGATGCTGAGACAAGTGAACTTTGAGAGATGAACCAATGAAAACAGCTCACAGTGAGCTTTGTACATATCCATTTGCTTTCAGCTATGCTGTTTTCCATTTCCTCTCTTTGCAGTTGGACATGGAGATCGCCAAGGAGATCCTGGAAGTTGCCTGCAAGATCTACTCCCTGGTGGGGAATGTGAAGGCCAATAAAAAGCGCTGCCAGCGCGTTTGTCAGCGCGTCGAAGCCCTGGACGAGCTGGTGAGGTCCATCAAACGAGAACAAACCAGCATCGATGTGGAAAGGGCCCTGAAGGAACTCTCCGGAACCCTGAACACGGCCCTGGATCTCATCAAGAGGCACACTGAGGCCAGCTGGGTGAAGCGCCTGCTGAAGGCCGGCAGCCTCGAGGACGAGTTCAACTGTGTGAACGAACGCCTCAACGACGCCTCCCAGGTCCTGTCTGGAGCTCAGGACCAGGAGCAGAACAACAAGCAGCGCCAGGTGTTCGACCTGGTCTCCAGAATGaaggaggacatggaggacaCGAAGGAGGACGAAGCCGAGTTGAAGAAACGTGAGTCCAAACTGACAAAGACGTTTGgccctttatttattattaagccTGGATTTGATCTTTCCATCTTTGCCTTATTCTATGAATTCATGACTCAATTGGTGCGATGGTTAAAAACGCAAAAGTACGCCTAAAGCTGCCTTTCGAATGCGAGACCTTTTTGAAGGACTCAAGTCTCAAAGCAGTTGAGTGATGCAAGGATGTCTGATGGTTAGAAATACTGTGGACTGGTGATGCACCTAAATGTGGGTTTGTATCAGCTTGAACAACAGCTGAGGTTAACTGACAAGTGTTCAGGTACAAAGAGCCTGATTCAAAGATGGAGAGCGATTCCACTCATAGGCCGAACTGTGAGAGACGGCCACATGTGGGGTTCCAGTAGAGTGAGTTATTGTACATATTGAAACAGACCACCAATCGTGTCTCTGAAGCGATAGAACATGACCTCCCAGGTGGGATGAGAGCAGAGATGTTGCACAGGATGTTCTGTTGGCTTCGGTTCATCAGTATCTCCTCCTCAGAGCTCCTGGACTTcatgcaggagcagcagagagccATGGAAACCCTCAAAGCCGACGTGGACAAAATACTTCAAAGCTGTGAGTACACCAAACCCACTCATCATCAGGAATCATTGGGTTTATTGCACATAGTCAGCAACATGGGGAGCATCTACTGTATGAAACTTGTGTTTTCACAGTGACGAAGCCCAACATCACGGATCAACACATCCGGATGATCCAACCTCACGAGCTGCAATACGACGATGTCAAAAAGCCCTTCCTGAGCACAGAGAACACGGAGGTGTACAAAGGAAAGTACAGCGGGTTTCCGGTGGCCATCAAGAGATACGTCGACCCGCTGAACACCAGCGTGAGGTGAGATGTGAATCCAGGGGACTCCTCAGACAGCCTTACTGGTTTGATATGGTCATATGTTCATCCTCAACGTTGTCTCCAGCGCGCTGAAAAAGGTCTTCGACAAGGAGGTGGAAACCATGCGGCGCTTTGAGTCGCCCAACATCTTGCGAATGTTTGGCATCTGTGTTCAGGAGTCCGGTAAATGCAGAGCATCGCAGGGTATCGGGCCACATCGGACCTTCTTCAACACTAAAGTGCTTTTATCACGTCGTCTCAGGCACCAACCCCCggttcctcatcatcatggagTACTGTGAGAAGGGAAGTCTGCGCGAGGTCCTGGACTCGGAGGGGGCCGCTCTGTCCTGGCCCACCAAGGCTCGGATGAGTCTGGACGCAGCGCGAGGGCTCTACCGGTCAGTCatcattgtgggggggggtatgaaGTGCTTCAAACCGGCAGCATCATGTCCCTAaactctcttttctctcagacTGCACCAGACTGAGGAGAAATCAAAGGTTCACGGATGCCTCAACAGCAGCAAGTTCCTGGTGGCTGAAGGCTACACGGTCAAGGTGCTGAagccagtgcatgctgggatggccgtggggggggggggggggggggggttgaaggaaGTCTTGATgggttgttgtggttgtttttagcTGGGGGGCTTCGAGCTGTCGAAGACAGAGACGTCCCTGAGGAAGACGACGAGGAAGGAAAGCATCAGTTCGCTGTGCTACTCGTCTCCAGAGATGCTCAACGACATCAACCTCAACTTCAGCAAAGAGTCCGAGATCTACAGGTCTACACCTACTTTATGGTTGCCGTAGTGACGGCCAGAAAAACGACGTAATCACTTGCCGACGCCTCGTCGTGATCCTCAGAATACTTGACAGAATACTTCTTTCTTTTATAATAAAAGTAGACTTCTTTATTAAAGGAGTTTGTataagagtaaaaaaataatgCGTGAGTATGGGATAGGGCTGTTTATGGCTTTTTAAACCTTCAGGCTTTATTAAGGCTTCCAGAGTTGTTACTAACAACTTCATTAAACTCTTTATTAATGTTATACGAATTATTAAGCGTTCAAACATAAGAAAAGGAGAAGTTAGAGTGGAGCTGGAACAGAATGAATGTTCTTGCTGACTCAGAGATGTTTGTCTTTCAGCTTTGGAATCGTCTTGTGGGAAGTTGCTAGTGGCAAGAGACCCTTTGTTGGTGCGTACTCTTTATTTAACAAAGTCTTCAACGTCAACACCATACAGCCTGCACTCACACATCTATTAATATGTTACATATCAGATGAGCCAACTTGATTTTCTGCTGACATTCATTCAGATTCATTCGCATTGAGCAAAGTGCAGCAGCACCTGATACGAATGTCGTTGGTTCTGCAGGgacttttttacattacatgtcatttagctgacgctttcaccCGAAGCCACTTACAACTGCCTTCTAGTTCTGTTCTTAATGCTCTCTCGCCCTTTTTGTCAGGTTGTGTAAACAAGGACATCTCTAACAAAGTGTGCAAGGAGCAATTCAAAGAGGAGCTCCCCAAAGATTGTCCCCCAGCACTCGCTGGTCTGATCGACGACTGCCGAGCCTACGAGGCCTTCCACAGGCCGACCGCTGGAGGTAACGCTTTAGTGCTGATCCTCTACTAGACCAGTAGCTAACTTTAATGTGGGAAAAGAAACGCACACAAAACGCGCATTAATGAATAAGTAGAATGTTCTTTGTAACTCTGTGTTTGTCCTCTGCAGCTCTGGTGGATAAACTGCCCGGCGTGGTGGCCCAGATAGATCAGCCCTGAGCCTTCTGGTCATGGACAtcctcagaagaacaagaacatcCACACGGAAAATGTACACTGAAAGCCACACTTCTCTATTCCGCTTCTCTTGGCTGAGCATCCCATAACGTTCAAACcttgctttgtgttttcagcAAATGCTGTTTTTCTAACGATGGTTGTTGGGGGGCCACAGCTTCTGCTGAGGTTTTGAAAAGTTACTTCAGGGAAACATAGATGATACAGTATCTTCTATCAGGGGTCCAGAGTCCAGGTCCTTCAGAAATATAaatgctcccatagacgtctatgaggaaatgactctacttctctcttgatttattccctcagtaaacattgtaaacatgagtttatggtctcagtctctagttgtAAGTCTTCAATACATCATGATGTTAATTTGATAATTTTCCCTCATTTGATCAAGAATCAGTCATAAAGCCTCTTGTGAATCaatgttgtctttttcatttatttcttgcaaggtaAAAGAaatctgcagcagctcctcacgGCGAGCTGAGGCAAACCTCTTCTCCACGTGAGAGAGCATCACACGCGGGTTCATACGTTCACAGACGTGACACCTCGGTTTTGTTATGGTAAAGAAACGGGAATGTAGTTACAATACTTGTCTGAGGAGCGGCCTGTGGACACCTGTGGACACCTGTGGAGACCTGTGGAGACCCAGGGTCCTTCGTCTCACGGTCGAGGACCGGAGACATTCACGTGCTCTGCTCTGCAGAGACACATCCGATGGAAGGGGACAGGTGTTCAGAGTCTCTGCTCCCACACACCCGGTGCTGTGGAACTTTCACACCATCATGATCAGCTTTAGAcatttaatctaataaaacatgtatTAGGCATCGTTATGTTTTGCCATAGGTCCTGTTCAGTGATCCTTCCATGACCACAAATCCTCTCTTCGTTTGATTCAACACGGCTGCTGTGAAATATCCTGAATTAAACCAGTAAAAAAATGTTGACCAATGATCCAACTAATTAATGTTAGTTTGATGGCAGAAGGACCTCTGATGCATCGTCTGCTGATGGAGACCATAACCAGGATAAGAAGATAGGGAAACGTGACGTTGATTTGAGCAACGTGAACCTCTCATGTGTGTGACGTGTTCCACATTGCCTCTTCAAACCGTTCCTAATGGTCGAGGATGCGATTCATCTGCTCAACACAAGCTCTTCGGCGGTGACGTCACGGCAGGATGGGGCGGGGCAGAGCGGGCTGTGGCGCCGGGAGATTCGATCCCTGACCGCGGGGTCCTCACCGCATCTCCTCTCCTGCAAAGTAACCCCGCTAACCCCTTTAACGGTTCACCATAGGACCCGTTTGATTCGTGTCTTTGCCCCGGGGCCATGTTGTTACTCTTCGGGCTCCTCTGGAGTGGGATCGGTAGCCGGTAACCCGTCTCTTCCATGCAGGTAACAAGGGGCTTCTCACGGCGCTGCTACTGCTGCTTCAGCCCGAGGATCGTTAGCTAAACAGCTAGCCAACGACAACACGCTAGCGAGCTACAGCACTCGTTACCACCCGTTTTAGTTTTCACATTTTAAGTAAAACCAACAGGAAGgatatatgtttttattttaatgaatgtaTATTTCGAGGTATCAAACAGCAACAACATCAAGTGCACAAATGGTAGCTTAGCTTAAGCGTCCGTGGTTACCAGGGGATGAGAACGGAggattggattattgtcattacattactcttatttattttttctcataaCGCTGCTTACAAAACGGAATAAAAACAGCATCGTTTAGATTAGAAAGCAACTCAATAAGCTGCTATCGGCTTCTGTTTTTACGCGGAGGCCCCGTAGTCCTCGGTCTCCAGTTCGCCGCTCAGCCGCAAAAGGCATCACATTCTCCCGGTACTATTCCGGTCAGAAGGCGAATGAGCCGGCAGTTGACCGCCACAAGCTTCCGTATGTCGCGGGGCCGTACACCATTTGGTTAGCTGCTAGTTAGCACGACTTACTGGTTGGGAAGCTTGGTTTTCGTGCAGCTAGTTGGATCACAGGTTCCCTCCACTTAATCAAAAGGACTGAAACCACTCCATGAAAGTAAAGTGTCATTTAAATCTTACATCAATAAAGTATTATGCAAGTATTAACTTTGCATCGAGATGCTCTTTGTCACTGTCTGACTGTTGGATACATGATGTTTCTTGATTAACATTCACACTTCATTAAGCAGGTGGAAGAAGCTCTATCAGGAGTCATGTGTTCATCTCTTTGGAGTCTTTATACTTAGAAGTTACAATCGACACAAGTGCTTCAGCTCCCGACCCGTGTTCCCCCCTGACGTGCAGATGGAGGCCATGGAGGTGGACTCCCCAGGGGAGGTGCAGGCAGGAGGAGGCCCAAGGCAGCGCGCAGTTAATGCGGCATCGGACGCCGACGCGCCGCACGTCATCTCGGactccggcagcagcagcaccgaggTGGATGATGACGAGGAAGGGGGGCGGCAGACGGCGGCGCCCCCCCGGCTTCCTGCCACCTGGGCCTTCAGTCAGCGAGCGGCGAGCAGCTCGGCGGCCCCGTCGACAGCGCGGCGCATACGGAGGAGACTCAGGTACCCCGAGATTCATTTGTTGTCATAATGATACACAGGGATGAACAAAGATGGTGGACACGGAAATGAGCTGTGAATGAGTTTTTAAAATTTGCATCTTAAGGAGTGTAAAGAACTGCAAAAaaaggcacacagacacaaaacatgAGGCACGTATCGGTccggtccaatcagagtcctgCTCTCGGTCGTGATGGTGGTTCTGGACCACGATGGATCCAGGTCTCTGAAGACCTCGGCTTtgccaggtgcatgctgggtcgCTGAGAAGCCTGTGGCTTTGGGTCCGGCTGGTTAGTCGCTCATGCATGGTCCGAAAGGTGTGATACCATTCTGAATATGTGAAGAGGCGTTGAACGTGTGTGCTGCTGCAGGCAGGGCCTCAGGGTGCACTACCCCAGCCAGACCGCCGCGTCCTCCCGCGGCTTCCCGGACTTCCTGCTGCGGGCGCCAGCCGCCGGCGCGGCCGAGCCGGAGTCCGGCAGCACCACCGAGCTCAGCGAGTCCGAAGGCGAGGAGGGCGGACCTGGTGGAGGCCTGCCCGCTGCGCCGGGGGCCATCGacccgccgcccgccgccggTCCTGCTGTCAGCGCCGCCGTCCAACCGCCCCGGCTGCAGGAAGTCGCTCCGACCGGTGAGTCTGACCGCCGCCCGCGTTGTGTCGAGTACTGGGTCACTCTGTTCCCTCTAAGAGCCCGGCTCTCTGTGTGCAGACTCCAGGTCAGCTGCAGGTGGCCACGGGACAGAAGCTTCAAACCAGAACGTCCAGGTGACCATCGCACCTCTCAGCACCCGTCTCTCCTGAAGCAGTTCTAGATGTAGACCCTAGAGTAGTCTCCCGCCCTCATAATGCCCCTATGCAATGGTACGGGACCACACATCATGCTTATTCTACTAATGAGCTGACAGCAGCagtctgtgtagtgaccagcagggggcgactcctctgctcccataaaagtgactctacttctcttgatttattccctcagtaaacattgtaaacatcaagCAGTGGATggtttagggcggggctacacactgattgacaggtctctataTGGCATCTCtatgtcctcctcagtccagatAGGGTCGCTTCCTGTTAACTGGTAGCAAACTAaacctcacagccccccccccccccctccccccttgcaGGCGGTTCCCTCACAGGTCACCCAGACTTCGGAGGAAGGCGACGTCTGCTCCATCTGCTTCGAGGCGTGGACCACGGCGGGCGAGCACCGGCTGTCCGCCCTGCACTGCGGTCACCTCTTCGGCTCCACCTGCATCCAGCGCTGGTTGGTGGCTCAGGGTTCGTCCGCCAAATGCCCACAggtcagtgacccccccccccccccccccagcccactcacccacaaacacacacactctgctgtcCTCTGGCGGCTCATCTGCATTTGTCCTGTTTCCTCTTTAGTGCAACAAGAAGGCGAAGCGTTCGGACATCGTGCTGCTCTACGCTTCCAAGCTGAGGGCGCTCGACAACTCTGAGCAGGAGACCTTGAAGAGGTGAGCGACCCGGACGCTACGTGGTTTAATGAACTCTGCATCGGCTCCTTGTTACCGGTGACGTGTCCCAGGACACTtagatgttgttttttgtctccAGGGAATAACTGAAGAatgctgttttgtgtgtgtgtgtgtgtgtgtgtgtgtgtgtgtgtgtgtgtgtgtgtgtgtgtgtgtgtgtgtgtgtgtgtgtgtgtgtgtgtgtgtgtgtgtgtgcaggtctctggagcaggagcagtcTCTGCGGAGGAAGGCTGAACTGGAATCAGCGGAGTACAAACTGAAGCTGCAGGTCGTCAACAATAAATACGGACAAGCACAACAAGAGCTGCAGGTACGGAGGACGAGTGTCTTTCAGTTTGTAATTAGAGAGAAGTTTAATAATCCTGTGCTGATAAATGTCCTTTAAAGACGATACATCCCTGAATTTAAACTTGATATACTAATAGTTAAACCGCTGGACTGTCGTGTAGTGGATTTCATTGGAAAGGCCTGGTGTCCTGTCTGTAGGAGCTCAGGTCTCTGATGGCCGGCCGCAGCTCgctctcctccggctcctcgggCCCCGGCTGCAGGGCGTCCCAGTACGGCTTCTCCAAGGCGGTGCTGGTGTCCCAGACCGGAGGCTCCAGGGTCCTGTCCTACTGCGGAGCGCTGGGCTGCCTGCTGGCCTCGCAGCCGTCGCCGCACGCCACCCTGGTACCAGGTGAGGAGACGCCTTCCTTCTACTTGGCTTTCACTTCAACTGATTCTCTGTCGGAGTCTAAAATACATCCCGTGCTGTAGTCATTTGTTCTCCCTCGTCAGGTTGTGGCGTGAAGAAGGTGAGCGTGGCCAACATGAAGACGAGTCAGTACGTCCCCATCCACGCCAAACAGATCCGAGGTCTGTGCTTCAACCGGCAGAACGACAGCCTGCTGCTGTCGGCCGCTCTGGACAACACCCTCAAGCTGACCAGGTACcccgatgatgtcatcaccctGTAGGCACTGGCCTCCATGGTGTCAATATTCAGTGACATCGTTGTTGAGAGGAGAGTGAGTGACGTTAGCAGCTAACCGCTAACAGCAGTGACCAACTTGAATAAACCCAGATGTTTTGACATCATTATTACTGTACATTACAGAGGAATTAAGCTCTAAGCACATCGTAATACATCAAAcgtacttgtgtgtgtctgccctcaGTCTGCTGACCAACACGGTGGTCCAGACCTACAACGCCGGGAAGCCcgtgtggagctgctgctggtgtctgGACAACAGCAACTACGTGTACGCGGGTCTGAGCAGCGGCTCCGTGTTGGTGTACGACACCCGAGACACCAGCACGCACGTGCAGGAGCTGCAGCCGCTGCGCTCCAAGTACGCGcgcaga
It contains:
- the LOC119196612 gene encoding mixed lineage kinase domain-like protein, with amino-acid sequence MEIAKEILEVACKIYSLVGNVKANKKRCQRVCQRVEALDELVRSIKREQTSIDVERALKELSGTLNTALDLIKRHTEASWVKRLLKAGSLEDEFNCVNERLNDASQVLSGAQDQEQNNKQRQVFDLVSRMKEDMEDTKEDEAELKKQLLDFMQEQQRAMETLKADVDKILQSLTKPNITDQHIRMIQPHELQYDDVKKPFLSTENTEVYKGKYSGFPVAIKRYVDPLNTSVSALKKVFDKEVETMRRFESPNILRMFGICVQESGTNPRFLIIMEYCEKGSLREVLDSEGAALSWPTKARMSLDAARGLYRLHQTEEKSKVHGCLNSSKFLVAEGYTVKLGGFELSKTETSLRKTTRKESISSLCYSSPEMLNDINLNFSKESEIYSFGIVLWEVASGKRPFVGCVNKDISNKVCKEQFKEELPKDCPPALAGLIDDCRAYEAFHRPTAGALVDKLPGVVAQIDQP
- the rfwd3 gene encoding E3 ubiquitin-protein ligase RFWD3 — translated: MQMEAMEVDSPGEVQAGGGPRQRAVNAASDADAPHVISDSGSSSTEVDDDEEGGRQTAAPPRLPATWAFSQRAASSSAAPSTARRIRRRLRQGLRVHYPSQTAASSRGFPDFLLRAPAAGAAEPESGSTTELSESEGEEGGPGGGLPAAPGAIDPPPAAGPAVSAAVQPPRLQEVAPTDSRSAAGGHGTEASNQNVQAVPSQVTQTSEEGDVCSICFEAWTTAGEHRLSALHCGHLFGSTCIQRWLVAQGSSAKCPQCNKKAKRSDIVLLYASKLRALDNSEQETLKRSLEQEQSLRRKAELESAEYKLKLQVVNNKYGQAQQELQELRSLMAGRSSLSSGSSGPGCRASQYGFSKAVLVSQTGGSRVLSYCGALGCLLASQPSPHATLVPGCGVKKVSVANMKTSQYVPIHAKQIRGLCFNRQNDSLLLSAALDNTLKLTSLLTNTVVQTYNAGKPVWSCCWCLDNSNYVYAGLSSGSVLVYDTRDTSTHVQELQPLRSKCPVASLCYVPRATSSAFPCGGLIAGSLEAACFWEQVNEATYRPHALPLETTGCTDIQVETESRHCLVTYRPGRSHPTLRCVLMALTRTPQQDSAQLPSCSYSPVQTFGAGSSCKLLTKNAVFKSPQGGGTLVAAGDEASNSTMVWDAASGSLLQKLPADLPVLDISPFSVNGEHFLASLTEKMLKLYRWE